A genomic window from Acinetobacter chinensis includes:
- a CDS encoding SDR family NAD(P)-dependent oxidoreductase — MNSLNQKVILITGALGGIARATIQLMDQHDVHFVLVDCVAEDTAFLQSLNSSWQYFQLDSSSASAVVQMRDQVLKTHAQIDCIIHAAGLYQHIELAELSYEEWNRQISINLSANYYLIKSFLRALAEQSSIVNIASIAGHQGSIAHTAYATAKGGVLALTKSLAIELAPRTRVNAVSPGLIDTAMLRGMSDEKRASMVSSTPLKRLGQPEEIAQVILFLCSQASSYITGENIHVNGGLYR, encoded by the coding sequence ATGAACAGTTTAAATCAGAAAGTGATCCTGATTACGGGGGCACTCGGGGGCATTGCCAGAGCAACCATTCAGCTGATGGATCAGCATGATGTCCATTTTGTACTGGTGGACTGTGTGGCAGAGGACACAGCTTTTTTACAGTCCCTGAACAGTTCATGGCAGTATTTTCAGCTGGACAGTTCATCCGCTTCCGCTGTGGTTCAGATGCGTGATCAGGTACTCAAAACACATGCACAGATTGACTGCATTATTCATGCGGCAGGTCTGTATCAGCATATCGAACTGGCTGAACTGAGTTATGAGGAATGGAACAGACAGATCAGTATTAACCTGAGTGCCAATTATTATCTGATTAAAAGTTTTCTGCGTGCACTGGCTGAGCAGAGCAGTATTGTCAATATTGCATCCATTGCAGGTCATCAGGGCAGTATTGCACATACGGCTTATGCCACAGCCAAAGGCGGTGTGTTGGCGCTGACCAAGAGCCTTGCCATTGAACTTGCACCACGGACACGGGTCAATGCGGTATCACCTGGCTTAATTGACACCGCTATGCTCAGAGGCATGAGTGATGAAAAGCGGGCATCCATGGTCAGCTCAACACCACTGAAACGACTGGGACAGCCAGAGGAAATTGCACAGGTCATACTGTTTCTGTGCAGTCAGGCTTCTTCGTATATTACGGGTGAAAATATTCATGTAAATGGAGGACTGTACCGATGA
- a CDS encoding SDR family NAD(P)-dependent oxidoreductase: MTMKNKVAMITGAASGIGLAVAEQLAAQQCQLCLVDQNADALEALAEILGKQVKVITFTGDLSQADFVENVVVQIEQQFGRLDYALNNAGVTSPAQPLHELTLETWNSVLGVNLNSVFYGLKAQIPLMLKSGGGAVVNTSSMLGLVATQNRAAYVTSKHAVTGLTKAAALDYAQQNIRVNSVHPGYIETPLISHIDQQMLIQKHPIGRLGTPQEVAELICFLLSEQASFITGAQYVIDGGYTIQ; the protein is encoded by the coding sequence ATGACCATGAAAAATAAAGTTGCCATGATTACAGGTGCAGCTTCTGGCATTGGTCTTGCTGTTGCGGAACAGCTGGCAGCTCAGCAGTGTCAGCTTTGCCTGGTTGATCAGAATGCCGATGCATTAGAGGCACTGGCAGAAATCTTAGGAAAGCAGGTCAAAGTCATTACATTTACAGGTGATTTAAGTCAGGCTGATTTTGTTGAAAATGTCGTTGTTCAGATTGAACAGCAGTTTGGCAGGCTCGATTATGCGTTGAATAATGCAGGTGTGACATCTCCTGCACAACCGTTGCATGAACTGACTTTGGAGACCTGGAACAGCGTGCTTGGGGTAAATCTGAACAGCGTGTTTTATGGACTGAAAGCGCAGATTCCGCTGATGCTGAAAAGTGGAGGGGGGGCAGTGGTCAACACATCTTCCATGCTGGGGCTTGTGGCAACACAGAACCGTGCAGCCTATGTGACCAGTAAACATGCAGTGACAGGTTTGACCAAAGCTGCGGCACTGGATTATGCACAGCAGAATATCCGGGTCAATTCAGTTCATCCGGGTTATATCGAAACACCGCTGATTTCGCATATTGATCAGCAGATGCTGATACAGAAACACCCCATAGGTCGCCTGGGTACTCCACAGGAAGTGGCTGAACTGATCTGTTTTCTATTATCCGAGCAGGCTTCATTTATCACAGGTGCTCAGTATGTCATTGATGGTGGATACACCATCCAGTAA
- a CDS encoding acyl-CoA thioesterase, with protein MTALHPVQVSRPVSWGEMDTFGHLNNVHYFRYVEDARIAFLDSLNFFSSSLYSVILKNECEYRRPVVYPDTLKTTCHITHVGQSSFSMQYDVWSEQQQCLVAQANSIIVLVDQETFRKQSIPLSMRSHLENHLSQYMEEQSHDHEK; from the coding sequence ATGACAGCACTTCATCCGGTTCAGGTTTCAAGACCTGTGTCCTGGGGCGAAATGGACACTTTTGGGCATCTGAACAATGTGCATTATTTCCGTTATGTCGAGGATGCCCGAATCGCTTTTCTGGACAGCCTGAATTTTTTCAGTAGCTCTTTATACAGTGTGATTCTAAAAAATGAATGTGAATATCGGCGTCCAGTCGTCTATCCCGACACTCTGAAAACAACCTGTCATATCACCCATGTCGGACAGAGCAGTTTCTCCATGCAGTACGATGTCTGGAGTGAGCAGCAGCAATGTCTGGTCGCTCAGGCAAACAGCATTATTGTGCTGGTGGATCAGGAGACATTTAGGAAGCAGAGTATTCCATTGAGCATGCGCAGTCATCTGGAAAATCATTTGAGTCAGTATATGGAGGAGCAGAGTCATGACCATGAAAAATAA